The sequence ACGAACTTCTCCCATCATATCTCTAGTGAAGGAGGGCGAGGTATTGTTTGAAGTATTTACACTTCTTGTGGGAAAAATGTGGAGATTCGTCCAGTTTGTTATGCTACTCTCTGTCTTCTGTTTGAAAGGAGTTGCTACAACATCATTGTGCGGCAAGAACCCGCACCTTTGCATGGACATGCTATTCAAAGAAGAGGTATCATCTAATGGGAGCTCGGTGCCGATCAAAGAAGAAGCATCCGACAGTTCAGCATATATATTCCATGTAAGTAGACACATGGTGAAATGACTTCGATTTATCTTAATCAACTAATGTGTATAGGGATGTGTTCCTTACGGCTCGATGAATTGATCTTCCCAGACAATCTTTCCCAGCAAAACCAGATCTATATGGATGACAAGGGAAATGAATTTGATTTATCTTAGTTTAAttgatttttttacaaaaattatatattgaCTTCAGATTTTGTTATAAACATTTTAAATTAGTATATTGTAAgcccataatctcttctatctCTTGTCCAGCAGTAGTGAGCTCCATATATCCAAAGAGCGATCTATCCGTGCATGTTTACATTTGTTCAAGCCCATCCTTAGTATATGGTACCATGGCAACCTTTTTAAAATCTTGCTACTGATTGTTTTGCTCTCTCTTGGCAGCATGCAATTTACCAATCAACTGGCGATGATTCCGTAGTATACGGTACCATGGCAACTTTAAGTGTTCATGAATTCCCGGCCATCAAGAAGGGGCAAAATATATTGGCTACTGTTAAGGTTTGGAATTTCCAAAAGGGCCATCCGGAATATACTAATGCTGTGCATGCTGGATGGGCAGTAAGTCAACAAAATCCTTTAGATGCTGTTATACAATGTACACTTGAAGTTTTTATGGAGTATTGAAGCACATTTTTGCTTCATGTAGATTCAGCCATCATTCTACGGTGACAGCAAAACTCATTTTACTATAACATGGACAGTATGTACTCACTCATGGCAACAAgataatttattttgtatttgCGCTTTCTGATCTTTAGCCTCTCAAGGCTAAAATATATGGggacttgattttttttcccacTTTATCATAACCAGGCCGATGGATACAGATCAACCGGGTGTATTGACTTAAAATGTGATGGATTCGTGCCAGTTAACTATGCACCAATTACCCCAGGAGATAGTTTGGAGGGGCAAAGTAAGATATCAATCAAGATATTCAAGGTACAAATTAGAAGCGAATGCCTACTATGTCAGCAAGATACTAAATCTCATCATGCAAATACTACTCCCACCGTTTTTAAACATATAttaaaaatggagggagtatttatgTTGCTTTACAACTGGTGAAACAATAATTTCGTGAGAAAGTTAAAAATTATTTATGAGAAGATTAACTACTACTAGTAGACTGGCTTAATAACTAGCTAGTAATAATGATTGAGGGACAGCATAGAGCTTCAATCACGTCGGAAACAATCAAACAACCCCTGTATGATATTGAACTTGAACCAGAGACGTAGTATTTTCTTGTGGAGTTCATCTCATATAAGAATCGGAATGCTTCGacttattttgcagaaaaaggaTGATGGAGATTGGTGGTTATACTTTGGTCATGATGGTCAGAACCTTGCTCCCGTGGGATTTTGGCCAAAGAATATCTTCACCAGTTTGGCAGACCATGCAAATATAATAACTTGGGGAGGCTACACGGGATCTTTTTCAGGAGATTCCAGCCCCCCAATGGGGAATGGCAAGTGGCCAGGAGCAAATTCTGCAACATATCAAGATGTCCAGTATGTTAGCGGTGATGGCCAAGGCTACGCTCCCCCTCCGTGGCCCGGTGGTGTTCATGCCGATGTGACCCATAAGAACTGTTATCAACTGAGCCCGTTTACGAATAACATGTTCtactatgggggtccgggaggTTGTAGTGATTAGAATCATTATTCACTGAAAGATCCATGTccaataaaaataaattaattaaagatCCATGTCATTGCCGAGTCAACATGCCACTTGGACGATTAATTTAATGGAAGTTGTGAAGATTTGGATCCATATATATAGCACGATTAGCGTTTGAGAATTAGAATGTAAGTTTTAAAAGTTTGAAGATCGAGATGGCACAGTCGAACAAGTTCACGTAGCATCCATACAATTTAGATTTTACTCTGCATTTTTTTCACAACAAGGCGACACTCATAGAGTGTAccgctgttatcgccataaattaacagggttaatctatgggccgaaatcaagatgggctta comes from Panicum virgatum strain AP13 chromosome 4K, P.virgatum_v5, whole genome shotgun sequence and encodes:
- the LOC120705225 gene encoding uncharacterized protein LOC120705225, encoding FYGDSKTHFTITWTADGYRSTGCIDLKCDGFVPVNYAPITPGDSLEGQSKISIKIFKKKDDGDWWLYFGHDGQNLAPVGFWPKNIFTSLADHANIITWGGYTGSFSGDSSPPMGNGKWPGANSATYQDVQYVSGDGQGYAPPPWPGGVHADVTHKNCYQLSPFTNNMFYYGGPGGCSD